The Lagopus muta isolate bLagMut1 chromosome 4, bLagMut1 primary, whole genome shotgun sequence genome has a window encoding:
- the LOC125692395 gene encoding mucin-7-like isoform X2 produces MSVWPPPLLWSLTTACLTGIALGQTATIQAPVASTSLLLSAATTQVPVPPTPMSSIATAAPTSPSAAGTVTNLTTPTIVPSAISSTNPPTPALPTTPRITALTSGIATTPHAPTALMATSSSAWATPPDATASPGVLSVVPPLSTTEPSNCSRVNVTACTPCSPGTIPSSDTWSCSCCTEGSCLDPGACAPCPAGHYQPARGQQQCLPCPKGHYTNTTSSTVCSPCPPGHYANESGATACSACQKGYFSSQQNAAFCLPCLPGSFCNTTSCTLCLACPAGHEAPHEAAEGCTLCRAGTFKGLGDDACKPCEPGEYQPQRGQESCDLCPENHYCPSPDVNPIKCPPDAFCPMGSTAPQFCMEVFLYKVGSSCQLTPLVIVLLALFSAELQKQHLPPASPVKFIHIPGWLQSPAQIIQR; encoded by the exons GTATTGCTTTAGGCCAGACAGCCACCATCCAGGCCCCTGTTGCATCAACCTCGCTACTTCTGAGTGCAGCTACCACCCAAGTCCCTGTTCCACCAACTCCAATGTCTTCTATTGCCACAGCggcccccacatccccatctgCAGCTGGAACAGTGACAAACCTCACCACCCCTACCATTGTGCCATCTGCTATCTCAAGCACAAACCCTCCCACTCCAGCTCTTCCCACCACCCCACGCATCACCGCGCTCACCTCTGGGATTGCTACCACCCCTCATGCACCCACAGCACTAATGGCCACATCCAGCAGTGCCTGGGCCACCCCTCCAGATGCAACTGCATCTCCTGGTGTCCTATCAGTGGTCCCGCCCCTCAGCACCACTGAGCCCTCAAACTGCAGCAGAGTGAATGTGACAGCATGTACTCCTTGCTCCCCAGGGACCATTCCCAGCAGTG ACACCTGGAGCTGCTCGTGCTGCACAGAGGGCTCATGCTTGGACCCTGGTGCCTGTGCTCCTTGCCCGGCGGGGCACTACCAGCCTGCgaggggacagcagcagtgcctgccgTGTCCAAAGGGACATTACACCAA CACTACCAGCAGCACCGTGTGCTCACCCTGCCCACCTGGCCACTATGCCAACGAGTCGGGGGCCACAGCCTGCAGCGCGTGCCAGAAAG GTTATTTTAGCTCAcagcaaaatgcagctttttgtcTGCCTTGCCTGCCTGGATCGTTCTGCAA caccaccagctGCACGCTGTGTCTGGCCTGTCCTGCTGGGCACGAGGCTCCACATGAGGCTGCTGAGGGGTGTACGCTGTGCCGGGCAG GTACGTTCAAAGGTCTGGGTGATGACGCCTGCAAGCCCTGCGAGCCAGGGGAATACCAACCACAGCGGGGCCAGGAGAGCTGTGACCTGTGTCCAGAGAACCACTACTGCCCT AGCCCAGATGTGAATCCGATCAAGTGCCCTCCTGACGCCTTCTGCCCCATGGGCAGCACCGCGCCCCAGTTCTGCATGGAGGTCTTCCTGTACAAGGtgggcagctcctgccagctGACGCCACTGGTGATCGTCCTCCTGGCACTCTTCTCAGCAG AGCTACAGAAGCAACACCTTCCTCCTGCTTCTCCAGTGAAATTCATTCACATACCAGGCTGGCTGCAAAGCCCTGCTCAGATCATCCAGCGGTGA
- the LOC125692395 gene encoding mucin-7-like isoform X1: MSVWPPPLLWSLTTACLTGIALGQTATIQAPVASTSLLLSAATTQVPVPPTPMSSIATAAPTSPSAAGTVTNLTTPTIVPSAISSTNPPTPALPTTPRITALTSGIATTPHAPTALMATSSSAWATPPDATASPGVLSVVPPLSTTEPSNCSRVNVTACTPCSPGTIPSSDTWSCSCCTEGSCLDPGACAPCPAGHYQPARGQQQCLPCPKGHYTNTTSSTVCSPCPPGHYANESGATACSACQKGYFSSQQNAAFCLPCLPGSFCNTTSCTLCLACPAGHEAPHEAAEGCTLCRAGTFKGLGDDACKPCEPGEYQPQRGQESCDLCPENHYCPSPDVNPIKCPPDAFCPMGSTAPQFCMEVFLYKVGSSCQLTPLVIVLLALFSAGAILIIFVLILRRRQESSTKSLKSLLLPRGSERHTTYGVMEHREPVYAGW, from the exons GTATTGCTTTAGGCCAGACAGCCACCATCCAGGCCCCTGTTGCATCAACCTCGCTACTTCTGAGTGCAGCTACCACCCAAGTCCCTGTTCCACCAACTCCAATGTCTTCTATTGCCACAGCggcccccacatccccatctgCAGCTGGAACAGTGACAAACCTCACCACCCCTACCATTGTGCCATCTGCTATCTCAAGCACAAACCCTCCCACTCCAGCTCTTCCCACCACCCCACGCATCACCGCGCTCACCTCTGGGATTGCTACCACCCCTCATGCACCCACAGCACTAATGGCCACATCCAGCAGTGCCTGGGCCACCCCTCCAGATGCAACTGCATCTCCTGGTGTCCTATCAGTGGTCCCGCCCCTCAGCACCACTGAGCCCTCAAACTGCAGCAGAGTGAATGTGACAGCATGTACTCCTTGCTCCCCAGGGACCATTCCCAGCAGTG ACACCTGGAGCTGCTCGTGCTGCACAGAGGGCTCATGCTTGGACCCTGGTGCCTGTGCTCCTTGCCCGGCGGGGCACTACCAGCCTGCgaggggacagcagcagtgcctgccgTGTCCAAAGGGACATTACACCAA CACTACCAGCAGCACCGTGTGCTCACCCTGCCCACCTGGCCACTATGCCAACGAGTCGGGGGCCACAGCCTGCAGCGCGTGCCAGAAAG GTTATTTTAGCTCAcagcaaaatgcagctttttgtcTGCCTTGCCTGCCTGGATCGTTCTGCAA caccaccagctGCACGCTGTGTCTGGCCTGTCCTGCTGGGCACGAGGCTCCACATGAGGCTGCTGAGGGGTGTACGCTGTGCCGGGCAG GTACGTTCAAAGGTCTGGGTGATGACGCCTGCAAGCCCTGCGAGCCAGGGGAATACCAACCACAGCGGGGCCAGGAGAGCTGTGACCTGTGTCCAGAGAACCACTACTGCCCT AGCCCAGATGTGAATCCGATCAAGTGCCCTCCTGACGCCTTCTGCCCCATGGGCAGCACCGCGCCCCAGTTCTGCATGGAGGTCTTCCTGTACAAGGtgggcagctcctgccagctGACGCCACTGGTGATCGTCCTCCTGGCACTCTTCTCAGCAG GTGCAATTCTTATAATCTTTGTACTAATTCTGAGAAGAAGGCAAGAATCTAGCACAAAGTCTTTGAAGTCCCTGTTGCTACCGCGAGGATCAGAGCGGCACACAACGTATGGAGTGATGGAGCACAGAGAGCCGGTGTATGCTGGCTGGTAG
- the LOC125692395 gene encoding signal peptide, CUB and EGF-like domain-containing protein 3 isoform X3, with amino-acid sequence MSVWPPPLLWSLTTACLTDTWSCSCCTEGSCLDPGACAPCPAGHYQPARGQQQCLPCPKGHYTNTTSSTVCSPCPPGHYANESGATACSACQKGYFSSQQNAAFCLPCLPGSFCNTTSCTLCLACPAGHEAPHEAAEGCTLCRAGTFKGLGDDACKPCEPGEYQPQRGQESCDLCPENHYCPSPDVNPIKCPPDAFCPMGSTAPQFCMEVFLYKVGSSCQLTPLVIVLLALFSAGAILIIFVLILRRRQESSTKSLKSLLLPRGSERHTTYGVMEHREPVYAGW; translated from the exons ACACCTGGAGCTGCTCGTGCTGCACAGAGGGCTCATGCTTGGACCCTGGTGCCTGTGCTCCTTGCCCGGCGGGGCACTACCAGCCTGCgaggggacagcagcagtgcctgccgTGTCCAAAGGGACATTACACCAA CACTACCAGCAGCACCGTGTGCTCACCCTGCCCACCTGGCCACTATGCCAACGAGTCGGGGGCCACAGCCTGCAGCGCGTGCCAGAAAG GTTATTTTAGCTCAcagcaaaatgcagctttttgtcTGCCTTGCCTGCCTGGATCGTTCTGCAA caccaccagctGCACGCTGTGTCTGGCCTGTCCTGCTGGGCACGAGGCTCCACATGAGGCTGCTGAGGGGTGTACGCTGTGCCGGGCAG GTACGTTCAAAGGTCTGGGTGATGACGCCTGCAAGCCCTGCGAGCCAGGGGAATACCAACCACAGCGGGGCCAGGAGAGCTGTGACCTGTGTCCAGAGAACCACTACTGCCCT AGCCCAGATGTGAATCCGATCAAGTGCCCTCCTGACGCCTTCTGCCCCATGGGCAGCACCGCGCCCCAGTTCTGCATGGAGGTCTTCCTGTACAAGGtgggcagctcctgccagctGACGCCACTGGTGATCGTCCTCCTGGCACTCTTCTCAGCAG GTGCAATTCTTATAATCTTTGTACTAATTCTGAGAAGAAGGCAAGAATCTAGCACAAAGTCTTTGAAGTCCCTGTTGCTACCGCGAGGATCAGAGCGGCACACAACGTATGGAGTGATGGAGCACAGAGAGCCGGTGTATGCTGGCTGGTAG